A single window of Mycosarcoma maydis chromosome 1, whole genome shotgun sequence DNA harbors:
- a CDS encoding putative Elongator subunit ELP3, producing MGASSNTAELLLRVCADIAAQLVDAHERSASVSLNQIRTTTCKRHGYNGVPRLTDIIAAVPEAYRKALVPALKAKPVRSASGIAVVAVMCKPHRCPHIALTGNICVYCPGGPDSDFEYSTQSYTGYEPTSMRAIRARYDPYEQSKNRVQQLRELGHSVDKVEYIIMGGTFMSLSETYRNQFIAQLHNALSGFNGQDVDEAVKYSERALTKCIGITIETRPDYCLRPHLSQMLRYGCTRLEIGVQSVYEDVARDTNRGHTVKAVCETFQLAKDAGYKIVAHMMPDLPNVGVERDMEQFKEYFENPAFRTDGLKLYPTLVIRGTGLYELWRTGRYKNYTPSFLVDLVARILALVPPWTRVYRVQRDIPMPLVSSGVENGNLRELALERMRDFGVTCRDVRYREVGLHEIHTKVRPDEVEFIRRDYTANGGWESFLAYEDPEKDILIALLRLRKCSAAGTYRPELIKDGQCSIVRELHTYGSAVPIHSRDPTKFQHQGFGTLLMEQAERIARDEHGSRKLAVISGVGTRDYYRRLGYELEGPYMVKMLVDELGEADAPDVDRFESEFYY from the coding sequence ATGGGCGCGTCCTCAAATACAgccgagctgctgttgcgtgTCTGCGCAGACATCGCAGCACAGCTCGTTGATGCTCACGAGCGCTCAGCATCCGTTTCGTTGAATCAAATCCGCACAACAACGTGCAAAAGACATGGCTACAATGGTGTTCCGAGGCTCACCGAcatcatcgctgctgttccGGAAGCGTATCGCAAAGCGCTCGTACCTGCGCTCAAGGCTAAACCTGTACGAAGTGCCTCGGGTATCGCCGTGGTGGCCGTCATGTGCAAGCCACATCGCTGCCCTCATATCGCACTCACCGGCAACATCTGTGTCTACTGCCCTGGTGGCCCCGACTCCGACTTTGAGTACAGCACTCAATCTTACACCGGATACGAGCCAACATCCATGCGAGCCATTCGAGCTCGATACGACCCCTACGAGCAATCCAAGAACCgtgtgcagcagcttcgcgAGCTTGGCCACAGCGTAGACAAGGTCGAGTACATCATCATGGGTGGCACATTCATGTCGCTATCCGAAACATACCGTAATCAGTTCATCGCTCAACTTCACAATGCCCTCAGCGGCTTTAATGGCCAAGACGTAGACGAAGCGGTCAAGTACTCGGAGAGAGCACTCACCAAGTGCATCGGCATCACCATTGAGACGCGCCCCGACTACTGCTTGAGGCCACATCTATCTCAGATGCTCCGTTACGGCTGCACACGTCTCGAGATTGGGGTTCAATCCGTCTACGAGGACGTGGCGAGGGATACCAACCGAGGACATACCGTCAAGGCCGTGTGCGAGACGTTTCAGCTTGCCAAAGATGCTGGCTACAAGATCGTCGCACATATGATGCCAGACCTACCCAacgttggcgtcgagcgtgATATGGAGCAGTTCAAGGAATACTTTGAGAATCCGGCTTTCCGCACTGATGGTCTCAAGCTCTATCCTACTCTCGTCATCCGTGGCACAGGTCTCTACGAGCTATGGAGGACGGGTCGATACAAGAATTACACACCGTCGTTCTtggtcgatctcgtcgcaCGAATCCTGGCGCTGGTACCACCCTGGACGCGAGTCTATCGTGTACAGCGTGACATTCCCATGccgctcgtctcgtccgGTGTCGAGAACGGTAATTTGCGAGAATTGGCCTTGGAGCGTATGCGCGACTTTGGTGTCACCTGTCGCGATGTTCGATATCGCGAGGTCGGACTGCACGAGATTCACACCAAGGTGCGACCAGACGAGGTCGAATTCATTCGTCGTGACTACACCGCCAACGGCGGTTGGGAATCGTTCCTCGCATACGAAGATCCGGAAAAGGACATCCTTATCGCACTGTTGCGTCTGCGAAAGTGTTCGGCTGCCGGAACGTACCGACCTGAACTGATAAAGGATGGCCAATGCTCGATCGTCCGCGAGCTGCATACGTATGGCAGCGCAGTGCCTATTCACTCCAGAGATCCAACTAAGTTCCAACATCAGGGGTTCGGTACGCTGCTTATGGAACAGGCCGAACGCATCGCTCGCGACGAGCATGGATCGCGCAAGCTGGCCGTTATTTCGGGTGTTGGCACTCGAGACTATTACAGGAGATTGGGTTACGAGCTCGAGGGCCCCTACAtggtcaagatgctcgtggacgagcttggcgaggcTGATGCCCCCGACGTTGACAGGTTCGAATCCGAGTTCTACTATTGA